The genomic window TGTTTATTGAATAATGAGAAAAATAATTTGAATAGACTTGGATGAAGTGCTTTCAGAAACTGTAGAACATGCTCTTAAGGCAAATGATTATAAAATATGTTGAATTCCTATTAGAAAAGAGCAAATTAATGATTATTATATTTTCAGAATGAAAGAGTTTGAGTGAATGCAGCAAGAAGCTGTAGACTTTTTTGGTGATTTTCTTTTATCAGAAAAAGCCAAAGAAATCAAGCCTGTAGACTGAGCTTATGAAAAATTGAAAGAACTGAAATCAGCTTGATATACCTTGAATGTTGTTACAGCTAGAAGAGATTTCCTAAAAGATAGAACTTATGAATGGCTTGATAAAAATTTACCATCTTTAATAAGTGATGTGTATTTTACAAATAGTTTCTGAGACAATCAGATCAAAAAGTCTGAAGTTATCAAGAAGATATGAGCTGATTATATGTTTGAAGATAATTTTGAGTATGCTTTTGATGTTGCTTCGGTTTGAGTAAAAACTTTCTTGTTGGAAAAGCCTTGGAATGCTAATCAAACTGAAAATACTTGACTTATAAAAAGAATAGCTAGTTGGAATGAATTTAGTTTAGAAATGCTTTAATTATGTGAATAAAAGTATTTTGATTTGGGTCGTTAATCAATGAGGACTCACTTAGAAAGACTGCACCAAATGCATTTGATTTGAAGGTATGATATATATACTGATACAATAGAATATTTGATATAAAAGCATCAAATAGATTTTGTAGTATTTGTGGTAAGTATACATCTGCTTTAAATATTTTTGAGGTAGATTATGAATCTTTCATGTGATGAGTTTTGTTTGAGGTATCAGAGAAGGAGTTTTGATATCTAAAAGAGAGAGAAAAATCATATATAATGAAACAAATAGAAGTTTATAATCAGTTTTGAGAATTTATTGATAATGCATATGTTTTTTATAGGAAATGACATAAAAAGTATGGTTTTTTAAAAAATTCACCTAAGCAAAGAGAGTATTTATCTTTATGTGTTGCTTGAGCCTCTAGTATTTGAGAAAGTTTTGCAAAAAATTTTTATCAAACAACTTTTATATGAGAAAAAACATTAGAGGAGTACATACATAATAATAAATTGTTTCAGGATATTTTGAACTTACAAAATAGGTTCCAATCACAAAAAAACCCGTCTGAATAGATTCAGCGGGTTTTTTTGATAAAAAATATTGTTTATATAATTTAGCATATATTAGCAGTTAGTATTTTTATTAACTTCATATTATATCTTCCATAATTCATTCAAGATCTATTTCATCATCTTTTTCTTCTCAGTTTAGTTTATCTTTGAGGTCAGTATAAATATTTTCTAGTAGTGAAATAACTTTTTCTCTTTGATCATCACTTATTCTAGAATGATTTTCAAATCTTTCAATAGCATTTTCTATTCTATCAATTCTTTCTTTGACCCATTTGGTTTTTTCTTCTTCCTCCATTCATGAAACAAGATTTTCAACTTGTTGATTGAATGTATTTCTTGCGGTTTCAACTTGTTCTCTGTGTCTTTGTGATAGTCTTTCAGTTCTTTCTTGAAGTTGTGTTCTCATATTTTTATCTTTTTCTTTAGCTTCTCATATCCTGTCTTTTATTTGTTCTTCAAGATTTTCTGGAATTTCTCCGGTTCATGTCTCTTCCCTTATTTGATGGACTTTGTCACTCATTCTTTGTGAGCTATCTCTAGCAATTTCTCTTACTCTGTCACCAATTCATCATCTATTATTATCTTTTTGATCTTCCAGTTCTTGTTCTGAGTTTATTGAGTTGTCTCCATTAGATTGAATGTTTGGTGTGTTGATTTCCACTTCTGTATTGGTACCTGTAGAGGCTTCAGTATCTTCTAAGTCTGCTGTGTTAGCAAAACTAACTCAAAATAATCACATAAGTGATAATATAATAATTGTTGTTTTTTTCATCTTAATTGTAGTTTAATATATAAAATTATAGAAATTTTAAGAAGAAAAATAATTATTTCAAGTATAACTTCAAATTGTGATTTATTTTCCACAAAAAAACCACCCTTTGTTCTGGGTGGGCTAATTTGCCAGATGCTGGCTAAGTTGTTGTTTTAGAAAGCATGGAGGAGAGATACATGCTTTCTGCTGCTTCCATCCTATAAAGCAACAAGGAATTTTTTACTGATATTTATAATATTTTCAATGCTTTTTTGACAATTTTGATATAAATAGATATAATTTTATCTAGCCATTTAAAACAAAAATAAAAAAGATGAAACAAAAAGAAAAACTACTTATTAATAAGTTTAATCCAGACAAGTTATTTTCATGAATTTTTCATTGTAAGAATTTTTGGCAGTTTGGAAAAAATCTCAATAAAAATAAGCATTCTATAATAAATTTTATTTGAGTATGATTTGATGTTGTAAAATCATTTGAGATTTCAGCAAAAACTAAAAAACAATTTTCTTATCAAAATGATATAATGTTGTATTGAACTTTATCTCAAGAGTATATAACAGATTTTAATAACTATTTGGAAACATCTTTTTTGATATCAGAAGATATAAATTATTATTATTCCAAAAAGTCTATTGAAAATCTTGAGAAAATAAAGGATTTTATTTGTATGTTTGACAATTATTCTTTTAGATATATATGGGAACCAGTTTTTATAAATAATCTTGCAAAATCTATAAAAAGTCTTGATCAAGATTCTTGGCAAAAAATTAAAATAGTTTTTTTATTTTGATTATCAAATAGTTTTGATGAATATCAAAGATTGTATGATTTTTTTAATAAACTGGAGTGTTTTGTTTTTGATGATAAATGGTGAAAGTTTAAGATTTGGTGATTTTGGTTCATAACTTTGCCATTTTTTGTGATTTTAGCTAGTATTTTTCTACCATTTGGGGTTTTTGTATCTTTGTTGGTTTTGGTGTGATGAATGTTTTATAAACTTTTAGTGGATATTTATTCAAAAACTGATTATAGGATAAATTTCAATATATGAATAAATACTATAGCATGAACAAGCTTGGTTGTGTTTTTCTTGTCTTCAATTTTTCTTACAGATTTTGATTCATATAAAAGATGATATGAAAAGATGAGTTGATTTGTGAACATTATGTCTGCTTCAAATACAGTTGATGTTTTGTCTAGTTTGGGATCTATGGATGTTTCAAATCCCAAAAGTTTTTCAGACTCAAAACTTAATGATACAATAAATACAAATTATATAGAAAATACTCAAAAACAATATCATTATAACCTTATTTCAGATCAGATTCAAAAATATGATAACAAACAACAAAAAGATAAATCAAATAAAATGTTTTTTGAATGAAAAAAACAATCAATTACAAATTCTACATTTTTATGGAATTTGGTAGAAAAGATATATCAAAAACACAATTTAGAAAATTGAGTTAACTTTTCTGAAAAAGAAAAGTATCAAATTTTTATAAAAGTTATTCAAGACTATACAAATTTGAAAATAGATAAGTTTAGAAATCAAAGCATATCCAATGTTAGTTGAACTATGCATTGGAATGAGTTGTCAAAATGGTTGCCTAACTGATTTGAAATAGATATGCATAAGCTAGAAAAAATTCTTGTATCAAACATTCAAAAAAATAAATAATTGAAAAAAAATTAAAAATAATTACAATGTATTCAGACATTTAGTGTATCTTAAAAAAGATTATAAATTACACTAAATTACAAAAATACAAAAAAAGGCTTTGTAGTGTTATTAAAAACAATTTAGGAAAATAAAAATATTATTTGTATGAATTTCTTGATTGGGCTGTTGGTGGTTTTGTTTCTTTGTTTTTTGTTATATTTTATTTGAAAATGAATACATTTTTACTATTACAAAAAAAATCTAGAAAAAAAAGCAGAGGAACTAAGATTTCTTCAGGTAAAGATCCCTCGTAGAGATGCAGATTCTGATCAAAGTCAAGACAATGTACAATCAATGAAACAAAATATAGAGATAATGACTCAGTTTTTAAATAGTTTATCATCTATGCATGATGATAGTTATAAAGCCAAATTTTACTGACAAAAATATATAAGTTTGGAAATATATGTAGAAAAAGAGGTTGTAAAATTTGCTTTATGAGTTCCAAAAGATCATATTGAAACATTTGAAAAGTTGATATCATCATTTTACGCATGAGCAGTAATAGACTATATTTCTCAACCAAATATACTTGAATGATGAAAGTTTGCAGATTGATGATATTTTAGTTTAGCCAAAAAAGATGAGCTACCTATACAAACTTATGAAAATCTAGAAGCTGATCCAATGGATAGTATATTATCAACTTTTTCTATGCCAAATCGGGATGAAAAACTTTTGTTGCAAGTGATAACTACTCCTATGTGAGAGAAAGAGCAATCTGATTTCAAAAAAAGTATAGAAAGTGAGAAAAAAGATGATTGATGAGGTATTTGGGCTTTTTTGAAGTCCATAATAGTAAATCTTTTTAATTTTGAGGGTGAATGAAAAGATGATTCTTCTGATGATAAAAAAGAAAAATATTCTTGAAATCTTTCTTCTGAAATAGATAAAAAAGCCGAGTCAGAAATGTTTAGAGTACAAATAAGAGCTATTGCAACAAGTGTTAATCAGGATAGACCCCAAAAAATACTTAAAGATTTAGAAAGATCCATATCTCAATATCATCTTGTATGATTAAACAAGATCAAGTTTTCAAAAATGAAGGATTTTGAAAGTTTTTGTAAAGATGTATCTTTAAGGCTACCAATAGATTGATATTTTTCATATAAAAATATAAAAAATCCCAATTTATGACAAAGACTAAGCAAAAAAGAAGTTGCTTCATTGTATCATTTACCTCATAGTAGATACAACAAGAACTCAAGAATAAAATGGCAAAACTATAAGATAGTTGCAGCTCCTGATGGTCTTCCAAAAGACTGAATTTTGCTGGGTCACAATTTGTTTGCATGACAGAAAAAAGAAGTAAGGCTGTCTGCTGAAGACAGGTTTAGACATTTTTATTGTATTTGACAAACTGGTACTGGTAAGACAACCATGCTTTTGAATCAAGCAAAAGATGATCTACAAAACTGAAGATGATTTTGTTTTATAGATCCACATGGTGATTTTTGTGAAGACTTACTTTGATATTTTCCAAAAGAAAGAATAAATGATTTAATATATTTTGATGCATCAAATTTTGAATATCCTATGTGATTAAATGCATTTGAAGCAGAAACGGAAGAGGAAAAGGATGTGGTAACGAATGATTTGGTAGATATGTTTATACAGCTTTATTGACATGAAATTTTTGGTCCAAGACTTCAGGATTATTTCAGAAATGGGGCTCTTACTCTTATGGACCAACCTGATTGATGAACCTTGGTGGAGATAGTTAGATTGTTTGCAGATGAGGCTTTCCAAAAAGCCAAACTTAAACATCTTAGAAATCCTGTTGTGAGAAGTTGGTGGGAAAAAACTTATGCTGCTATGTGAGACAGAGAAAAAGCAGAAGCTATTCCATTTTTCCAGGCTAAATTTGGGCAGTTTACAACTACACCAATTATTAGAAATATAATATGACAAACAACTTCTTCTTTCAATATGTTTGATGCAATGCAAGAATGAAAAGTAATACTAGTAAATCTTAGTAAGTGATTGGTTTGAGAAATCAACAGTGAGTTGATATGAAGAATACTAACTACTCAAATAAAAGTTGCAGCATTAAGAAGAGCTAATATGCCTGCAGAGAAGAGGCAGCCCTTTTATCTTTATATAGATGAGTTTCAAAATTATGTAAGTCAATCTATAGAAAGTATACTTTCTGAGGCAAGAAAATATAAACTTGGATTAGCAGTTGCTCATCAGTATATAGATCAGCTAAAGACTCATTGATTATGATGAGACCTTGATTTGTCAAAAGCTATATTTGGTAATGTATGAAGTATTATGGCATACAAGGTTTGACCTGAAGATGCAGAATTTTTGGAAAGACTTTATTCTCCAGAATTTAGTAAATCTGACTTAGTAAATATGGACAAATTTAAGTGAGTTATGAGATTGTCAGTAGACTCTCAGCCAACAAAGCCTTTTTCAATAGCAGCAGAAAATCCTTATACACCATACATAAATAACGAAGAAAAAAGAGATGTTATCAAAGAAATATCAGCTTTGAAATGGTGAAGGAAAAAAGAACTTGTTGAAAAAGAGGTATATTATAGAGTATGAGCATAAGGTGTGATTTTTGAGATGAAATTTCGTATTATATTGTGCCCTTTTGGGTTTTGGGGTGTTAAATACTTATTTATTTTTACTAAAAACTTCTATGTATACTGTAGTACAACTTTTAAATCCTCTTAGAATACTATTTGTAGAAAACTCAAATCAGAAATGATATACATTTTCAACCGAAGATAATGATATAATAGAAAATGTTTTGAATTGATACAAGGATGATTTCCAGATAATTATAGAAAAATATACAGACAAAATCTTTAGGTATACATATTATCATTTTAATTTTTCAAAAGACTTGGCTGAAGAAGTTACTCAAGAGATATTCCTACATGTATGGAAAAAACTTGATAAGTTCGATAAATCAAAAAAATTTCAACCATGGCTTTATAGGATAGCTTATAATTATTGTATTGATTATATTAGGAAAGAAGGTAAGTGAGAAGTTTATAATATAGAAGATATTCAGATTGAATCAAAAGAAGATAACAATCTTTTGGATAAAGAATACAAGAAAAGTTTAATATACAGTTTATTGAAGGAGTTAAATGATAAGCAAAAACAAGCTATAATTTTATTTTACTTTGAAGAAAAAAGTTATGAGGATATAGCATATATTTTTTGAGAGAGTACGTCTTATGTGTGAACCTGTATATATAGAGCAAAGCAAAAATTAAAAAAGATAATTCAGTCCAACCCAAAACTAGAGCAAGCTTTAGAATTTGACCTTATGTAATGAAAAAAATCAAACTGTCTGATCTGTTCTCTTCTCAAAATTATTTTGTTCCCAAGGGAGGGGAGCAGTTAAAAAACAAAATAAACAATAAACTATTTTATCAAAAAAGCCTAATTGGAAGATTTTGATATTACTCTAAGGTAGTTGTACCTGTTTTTTTGGTGTTTGTTTTTTGATTTGTATTTTTGAATTTTCTAATTCAGGATGCACAAGAAGATGATACTGGGGAGACAAAGGAATGAGCAAGAATGATGCATATTCAAGAAGATGAACCTGATTCGCAACCTCAAGATGATATGTGAGCAATGCAGGTAGAGCAAGAGCAGCCTGAAGCAGGTCATGATGAGACAGCTGACATGATGGTGCTTGATGAGGAAGTCTCAGATGAAGTGTCAAAAGAAACTTGGTATGATTATGCTTATGCTCATGTTACTGAAAATTTACAAAAATGATTTACTCAAAAACGGATTGTTTTTGCTGTTTTGGTGTTTATTAATATATTGCTTGTTGTGTATTTTCTCAAAATTTTGGAGGAAAGAAAATGGTATTGGTATTTATTATTGATTTTGTGATTTTTGATAGATTTGTTTGTGTTTTATTGGATTATATTTATTTGGTTTTAAAAAAAGAACCAATTTAATAGTAGTTTGGTTCTTTTGGCATATGCACTCTTCTTTTTTCTTAAAAGAAATAAAAAAGGCAATACTGTAGGAGTTTAATTTTTTAAAATATTTTAATAGTTTGTAAGTGCTCTCTGATTTAGAATGGTAATTCTTCGTCTTCTTCTTGGATGTTTGAAGATTCATTGTTTGATTGGTTTTGAGGATTGTATATTTCCATATACCAATTTCATTTACTAGATTTTTTCAAGCTAACATTTGCCCATCATTTATCATTGAACACAAGTTTATTTAGGTCATCTTTGCTTATTCATATACTGTACATAGTTCAGTATTCGTTTGTCATTTCTTTCACATTTCAAAAGAATATTTTCTCTGCCATTTTTGTTGTTTAAGTTGTTAAATTTGGTAAAGTAACCGTTAGTTTAATTATTTTGTATTATATTTCAAGCTGGCTTTTACTGTTTTTTTGAAACTTTCAAAATTTTGATATTGAAGTGAAAAGTTTTTAGTACTTTGAAACTAAAATATTTTTGATACTCATTTTCAAGTATCTCAACTTGATCTTTCATCATTTCCAAAAACATAGTAAACTCAAAGTTTTCTTCTTGAAAAATTATCTGATCAAACATTTTTCTGTACAAATCTAATCAATCATCTCATCATACAAAAGCAATTTTGGGTTCCCATTCTTTTACGTTTTCTTCTACTTCATTTTCAAAGGTTTCATCTGGGATGTAGGGTAGGTTTCATATTATGATATTTTGAGAATTTTGGTATTCTCAGATATTTAGTAAAAACTTTTCCAGTAAGTTGCTTTCTTTTATTTGTATGTTTTTGGATTGTTGGGGTATAATATTTTGTTGATTTTTTTGTGCAATGATCAAAGCATCTTCACTAATATCCATAAGCAATAATTTGTTGATATGGTCTTTGTTGTGATATGCTGTACTAATTCATAATACTCAACATCATGTTCATACATCTATTATGTTATATTTTTGTGGATTTTGCTGGATAAACTCATTGATTGATTGTATCATGTATTCTGTCTCAGGGCGGGGTATCAAAGTTTTATCATTTACTTCAAATCTTAATCAAAAAAACTCTACATAGCCAAGTATGTATTCCAGTGGCATATTTTCTTGTTGATGTTTTTGATATTGTTGATTTATTTTCTCTACTATGTTATCAGAAATATCTTGTTCGTATTTCAAAAATAGTGTTTCTTTTGTAATTCATAAATTACTACATATTAGTTTTTCTATTACTTTTTTGTTTTTGAATTGTTTGTTTGATAATAAGTCAATTATTTTCATCTTTTTTGTTGGATAATTTTATCTTCTTAAAGTGTTTAATATATGAGCTGCTTCTTCTCTTGTTAGTTGCTTGTCTGGCTGGAAGTATCTTGGGAAGTAATCATCAAGATGAATTCAATAATCCAAAAGAATGTTTGCATATTCTGCCTGTTCTCAAGAAACATCCCGGAAGTTGTTTTCTGAATTAGACTTAATTCCTAGCATATCATTTAGTAGTTCCATAAATTCAAGTCTTGAAAGTCACATAGCAGATCAGCTTCTTTCTTCGGCAAAAGGATAAAATGTTTTGTATATCCAATTTTTTGCATCTCTTTCTCTGATAATAAAAGATGGAGCAAAATTGTTGGTAGAATGATTATCAAAAAATTGTTTTGTAAGTCATCTTCTTATGTCTGATTGGTATTGTGAATTTGATATGTCTGAAGGGAATTGAGAGTTTTTGGGCATGCTTTGTCATATTTCTTCTCAATCTTTTTTGGCTTGTATTGTTATAGATCAATTGTTGGTAGGAACAATTTTGAATAGGTACAATCCTTCAAGTGTGTCAAAATAAGAAAAACTTATTTCATCTTTTAGATCATCTGGTCAACATTCAAAGTTATTTGTTTTGCTAACTTCTGATCTGGATGTTATTTCTGGAGAACATATTTTTGCATTGTTGTTGGTAGTTAGTGTAATGTTTCATTCATAAGGTGTCCTAATAATATTGTTGCGATTTTCATCTTGGGCTACAAAAATTCATCGGTTTTGTCATCCAACTCTGTTTGGTTGTAGGTTGTATATTCTTGCATTTTCTGCCTCGATTGTTGTGTCATCGTCTACAACTCTTATCGAGTAGT from Candidatus Absconditicoccus praedator includes these protein-coding regions:
- a CDS encoding 5' nucleotidase, NT5C type, with translation MRKIIGIDLDEVLSETVEHALKANDYKICGIPIRKEQINDYYIFRMKEFEGMQQEAVDFFGDFLLSEKAKEIKPVDGAYEKLKELKSAGYTLNVVTARRDFLKDRTYEWLDKNLPSLISDVYFTNSFGDNQIKKSEVIKKIGADYMFEDNFEYAFDVASVGVKTFLLEKPWNANQTENTGLIKRIASWNEFSLEML
- a CDS encoding RNA polymerase sigma factor; its protein translation is MYTVVQLLNPLRILFVENSNQKGYTFSTEDNDIIENVLNGYKDDFQIIIEKYTDKIFRYTYYHFNFSKDLAEEVTQEIFLHVWKKLDKFDKSKKFQPWLYRIAYNYCIDYIRKEGKGEVYNIEDIQIESKEDNNLLDKEYKKSLIYSLLKELNDKQKQAIILFYFEEKSYEDIAYIFGESTSYVGTCIYRAKQKLKKIIQSNPKLEQALEFDLM
- a CDS encoding type IV secretory system conjugative DNA transfer family protein — encoded protein: MNFLIGLLVVLFLCFLLYFIGKGIHFYYYKKNLEKKAEELRFLQVKIPRRDADSDQSQDNVQSMKQNIEIMTQFLNSLSSMHDDSYKAKFYGQKYISLEIYVEKEVVKFALGVPKDHIETFEKLISSFYAGAVIDYISQPNILEGGKFADGGYFSLAKKDELPIQTYENLEADPMDSILSTFSMPNRDEKLLLQVITTPMGEKEQSDFKKSIESEKKDDGGGIWAFLKSIIVNLFNFEGEGKDDSSDDKKEKYSGNLSSEIDKKAESEMFRVQIRAIATSVNQDRPQKILKDLERSISQYHLVGLNKIKFSKMKDFESFCKDVSLRLPIDGYFSYKNIKNPNLGQRLSKKEVASLYHLPHSRYNKNSRIKWQNYKIVAAPDGLPKDGILLGHNLFAGQKKEVRLSAEDRFRHFYCIGQTGTGKTTMLLNQAKDDLQNGRGFCFIDPHGDFCEDLLGYFPKERINDLIYFDASNFEYPMGLNAFEAETEEEKDVVTNDLVDMFIQLYGHEIFGPRLQDYFRNGALTLMDQPDGGTLVEIVRLFADEAFQKAKLKHLRNPVVRSWWEKTYAAMGDREKAEAIPFFQAKFGQFTTTPIIRNIIGQTTSSFNMFDAMQEGKVILVNLSKGLVGEINSELIGRILTTQIKVAALRRANMPAEKRQPFYLYIDEFQNYVSQSIESILSEARKYKLGLAVAHQYIDQLKTHGLGGDLDLSKAIFGNVGSIMAYKVGPEDAEFLERLYSPEFSKSDLVNMDKFKGVMRLSVDSQPTKPFSIAAENPYTPYINNEEKRDVIKEISALKWGRKKELVEKEVYYRVGA
- a CDS encoding gamma-glutamylcyclotransferase family protein, with the translated sequence MGIKVFGFGSLINEDSLRKTAPNAFDLKVGYIYGYNRIFDIKASNRFCSICGKYTSALNIFEVDYESFMGGVLFEVSEKEFGYLKEREKSYIMKQIEVYNQFGEFIDNAYVFYRKGHKKYGFLKNSPKQREYLSLCVAGASSIGESFAKNFYQTTFIGEKTLEEYIHNNKLFQDILNLQNRFQSQKNPSE
- a CDS encoding HemK family protein methyltransferase yields the protein MKIIDLLSNKQFKNKKVIEKLICSNLGITKETLFLKYEQDISDNIVEKINQQYQKHQQENMPLEYILGYVEFFGLRFEVNDKTLIPRPETEYMIQSINEFIQQNPQKYNIIDVGTGCGVLGISTAYHNKDHINKLLLMDISEDALIIAQKNQQNIIPQQSKNIQIKESNLLEKFLLNIGEYQNSQNIIIGNLPYIPDETFENEVEENVKEWEPKIAFVGGDDGLDLYRKMFDQIIFQEENFEFTMFLEMMKDQVEILENEYQKYFSFKVLKTFHFNIKILKVSKKQ